A part of Bacillus thuringiensis genomic DNA contains:
- a CDS encoding GrpB family protein, translating to MLGFPYRKVFLVPWTEGWRIEFIKEKQFIEEQIGEHILAIHHIGSTSIPHLSAKPIIDIAIELKDYKDGLKCIKELELLNYKYRKDVLPERYYFNKGEPRTHQIHMYEQGNTYLIEQLQFRDYLIENKTSRLQYEQLKIQLSQANPNDKHQYAEDKTNFVTSILAKINDEFK from the coding sequence ATGCTAGGTTTCCCGTACAGGAAAGTGTTTTTAGTTCCGTGGACTGAAGGATGGCGAATTGAGTTTATAAAAGAGAAACAATTCATTGAGGAACAAATTGGCGAACATATTTTAGCGATACACCATATTGGTAGTACTTCTATTCCACATTTAAGCGCAAAGCCAATTATTGATATTGCAATCGAACTAAAAGATTATAAGGACGGTTTAAAATGTATTAAAGAGTTAGAACTACTAAATTATAAATATAGAAAAGATGTACTGCCTGAAAGATACTATTTTAATAAAGGCGAGCCAAGAACTCATCAAATTCATATGTATGAACAAGGGAATACATATTTAATAGAACAATTACAATTCAGAGATTACTTAATAGAAAATAAAACTTCTCGTCTACAATATGAACAGTTAAAAATTCAACTTTCACAAGCTAATCCTAATGATAAACATCAATATGCAGAGGATAAAACAAATTTCGTTACATCCATATTAGCCAAAATAAATGATGAATTTAAATAA
- a CDS encoding DUF4181 domain-containing protein: MGTSTILIIIIGLGIGGYFLEQFLRRKLNMEKRGFFGYKHVNSLHVKLEIGLIIIYVIGSCYYMFKFENSNMAYVMFTYLGISCTLRAWMEWKYDRESKEYILSIMGMVAFILMLSILFYFVPTAT, encoded by the coding sequence ATGGGTACCTCTACAATCTTGATTATTATTATTGGACTGGGTATAGGTGGTTACTTTTTAGAACAGTTTTTAAGAAGAAAATTGAATATGGAGAAAAGAGGTTTCTTTGGATATAAGCATGTGAATAGTTTACATGTAAAATTAGAAATAGGACTTATTATTATTTATGTAATAGGCAGTTGTTATTATATGTTTAAATTTGAAAACTCTAACATGGCTTATGTCATGTTCACTTATTTAGGGATATCATGTACTTTAAGAGCATGGATGGAATGGAAATATGATAGAGAATCAAAAGAATATATACTTTCGATAATGGGAATGGTTGCTTTTATATTGATGCTCTCAATACTATTTTATTTCGTTCCAACTGCTACATAA
- a CDS encoding DUF4181 domain-containing protein, translated as MTKVTLLILWIISIFVFEKIARKRLNIPKQKGWDNQYVNKTHKWGSRIIIFSYIVVIAISAFLPSRILMGYVPLLFLITLYGFQSYMEWKYDKESREFLISLFAVAALLITGIIIYFFL; from the coding sequence ATTACCAAAGTAACTCTATTAATTTTATGGATAATATCTATATTCGTTTTTGAAAAAATAGCAAGAAAAAGGTTAAACATCCCGAAACAAAAGGGATGGGATAATCAATATGTGAATAAAACACATAAATGGGGAAGTAGAATTATTATTTTCTCTTATATAGTTGTTATTGCTATTAGCGCTTTTCTTCCAAGCCGTATACTTATGGGGTATGTACCACTTTTATTTCTTATTACGTTATATGGATTTCAATCATATATGGAGTGGAAGTATGATAAGGAATCGCGGGAGTTCTTGATTTCATTATTTGCAGTTGCAGCGTTACTAATAACGGGGATAATAATATATTTCTTCCTTTGA
- a CDS encoding PP2C family serine/threonine-protein phosphatase has protein sequence MHKTNNRHNSWIGNREMCLDEISVKQYGDIMLGKYGGNISAGAKKNEDGALVWSNGDWEFAVILDGHNSAESVDLVVNTIEKEYENINTIMKEPIETVFRSVENHILTIFQSQSFKEKCKRVKGETACLLCVRKENYIWWLSIGDCLVYVFHDELYKLGQYTLNQRHFYEWIGNVNTFDLPVPCYSSGVRELRSGNNRIVMVTDGVLECGERRYETPSNLYNDMNRNNIKLEEIVHHVLEHVHHQFGRDSATIISWDVENKMHATYPSDQPEKMKVKK, from the coding sequence ATGCATAAAACAAATAATAGACATAATTCATGGATTGGAAATAGGGAAATGTGTTTAGACGAAATTTCAGTAAAACAATATGGTGACATCATGCTCGGTAAATATGGCGGGAATATAAGCGCCGGAGCAAAAAAGAACGAAGATGGTGCGTTAGTTTGGTCGAATGGTGATTGGGAATTTGCGGTTATATTAGACGGACATAATAGTGCAGAAAGTGTTGATTTAGTAGTAAATACAATCGAAAAAGAATATGAAAATATCAACACGATTATGAAAGAACCAATTGAAACAGTTTTTCGATCTGTTGAAAATCATATACTCACAATTTTTCAATCACAATCATTTAAAGAAAAGTGCAAAAGAGTAAAAGGTGAAACAGCTTGCTTACTATGTGTAAGAAAAGAAAATTACATATGGTGGCTATCTATTGGCGATTGTTTAGTTTATGTATTTCATGATGAGTTATATAAACTAGGACAATATACTTTGAATCAACGTCATTTTTATGAGTGGATTGGTAATGTTAACACATTTGATTTACCCGTTCCGTGCTATTCGTCAGGAGTTCGTGAATTGCGTAGTGGCAATAATCGAATTGTAATGGTGACAGATGGGGTATTAGAATGTGGGGAACGTCGATATGAAACTCCATCAAATCTTTATAATGATATGAATAGAAATAATATAAAACTTGAAGAAATTGTTCATCATGTATTAGAGCATGTTCATCATCAATTCGGACGCGATAGTGCGACAATTATTAGTTGGGACGTTGAAAACAAAATGCACGCTACGTACCCAAGTGATCAGCCGGAGAAAATGAAAGTAAAAAAATAA
- a CDS encoding HIT family protein, producing MNFRNINPVFPFFMILYIKRMVINMSTNNQVERNCFICKKHKGNITVPGGAIYEDELVYVGHVHWDSEETYLGYVMIDIKRHVPGLAELTDEEAKAFGLITSRVSKALKENEGAEHIYTFVSGNGVPHMHMHIIPRYPNTPKEFWSPTEVAKWTGAPYGDAEKIKKLCERIRKYMVNEYA from the coding sequence ATGAATTTTCGGAATATAAATCCTGTTTTTCCTTTTTTTATGATATTATATATAAAAAGGATGGTGATAAATATGTCAACAAACAATCAAGTAGAACGAAACTGCTTTATTTGCAAAAAACATAAAGGAAACATTACAGTTCCAGGTGGAGCTATTTATGAAGATGAACTCGTTTACGTTGGACATGTCCATTGGGATAGCGAAGAAACATACCTTGGTTATGTAATGATAGATATAAAAAGACATGTACCTGGCCTTGCTGAACTAACAGATGAAGAAGCGAAAGCGTTCGGGCTAATAACAAGTAGAGTAAGTAAAGCACTAAAGGAAAATGAAGGTGCAGAGCATATTTACACTTTTGTTTCAGGGAATGGTGTACCACATATGCATATGCACATCATACCGCGGTATCCAAATACACCTAAAGAGTTTTGGTCACCAACTGAAGTAGCGAAATGGACTGGTGCGCCATATGGAGACGCAGAGAAAATCAAAAAACTATGCGAAAGAATACGAAAGTATATGGTGAATGAGTATGCATAA
- a CDS encoding septum formation initiator, with the protein MGGDAILAKNNKRNDALAIGIGIGIVIGVFQWYFTNNLVIGIVIGIVIGIAFLKK; encoded by the coding sequence ATGGGAGGAGATGCAATTTTGGCTAAAAATAATAAAAGAAATGATGCCTTGGCAATAGGTATCGGTATAGGGATTGTAATCGGTGTGTTTCAATGGTATTTTACTAATAATTTAGTAATCGGAATTGTGATAGGAATTGTAATTGGGATTGCGTTTTTGAAGAAATAA
- a CDS encoding ABC transporter permease: protein MSSIPRIPLGEWVDSFVASLYEHFEGLFRGFSYIIGGFVDLLTNFLTIIPAVLMIIILCFLIWYTTRKVSLVIFTLIGLLFILNINYWAQTMQTLALVLTSVIISIIVGIPIGILASQNERFSKFLKPTLDFMQTMPAFVYLIPAITFFGVGVVPGIIASVIFAMPPTIRFTDLGIRQVPEDLIEAANAFGSTASQKLFKVQLPLATGTIMAGVNQSIMLSLSMVVTASLVGAPGLGVDVYRSVTQVNIGMGFEAGLAIVVIAIILDRITQGFHQKRR from the coding sequence ATGAGTAGTATACCACGTATCCCATTAGGCGAATGGGTCGATTCATTTGTTGCAAGTTTATATGAGCACTTTGAAGGCTTATTCCGAGGATTCTCTTATATTATTGGCGGATTCGTTGATTTACTCACTAATTTTTTAACAATAATACCTGCCGTATTGATGATTATTATCTTATGTTTCCTCATTTGGTACACAACGAGGAAAGTATCTTTAGTCATTTTTACGCTCATCGGATTATTATTTATTTTAAATATTAACTACTGGGCACAAACGATGCAAACATTAGCACTCGTCCTTACATCTGTTATTATTTCAATCATTGTAGGAATCCCAATCGGAATTTTAGCTTCTCAAAATGAACGTTTTTCAAAATTTTTAAAACCGACATTAGATTTTATGCAAACAATGCCGGCTTTTGTATATCTTATTCCTGCGATTACATTTTTTGGAGTAGGTGTAGTGCCTGGGATTATTGCATCGGTAATCTTTGCAATGCCGCCGACAATTCGCTTTACAGACCTAGGGATTAGACAAGTTCCAGAAGATTTAATTGAAGCAGCGAATGCATTTGGATCCACAGCATCACAAAAACTATTTAAAGTACAATTACCACTCGCAACTGGAACGATCATGGCTGGAGTGAACCAAAGTATTATGCTTTCTTTATCTATGGTAGTAACAGCATCTCTTGTAGGAGCACCAGGTCTTGGGGTTGATGTATACCGCTCTGTAACACAAGTAAATATCGGAATGGGATTTGAAGCCGGACTAGCTATTGTTGTCATTGCGATTATATTAGACCGTATTACACAAGGATTTCATCAAAAAAGAAGATAA
- a CDS encoding quaternary amine ABC transporter ATP-binding protein, whose amino-acid sequence MDNTKVRVENVTKVFGKHPQKALTLLKEGKSKSEILKETGMNVGVKKATFEVYSGEIFVIMGLSGSGKSTLVRMLNQLIKPTAGHIYIDGEDIATMGKEELRRVRRTKMSMVFQKFALFPHRTVIQNVAYGLEIQGVPVEEREKKALESLQLVGLDHHKDNYPSQLSGGMQQRVGIARALTNDPDVLLMDESFSALDPLIRKEMQDELLELQDKMEKTIIFITHDLDEALRIGDRIALMKDGEVVQIGTPEEIMMSPANEFVEKFVADVNLGKVITAESILKRPETLLIDRGPRVALQIMRNAGVSTVYVVNKKYEFLGILTADDASKAVQKQWPIADLLLNDIPHVYLDTLLEETYAKMAEMKYPLPVIDEKKRLRGIIKRESVIQALAGNIEEEVKDDE is encoded by the coding sequence ATGGATAATACAAAGGTGCGTGTTGAAAACGTAACAAAAGTATTCGGGAAACATCCGCAAAAAGCGCTTACCTTATTAAAAGAAGGAAAAAGTAAATCGGAAATTTTAAAAGAGACAGGAATGAACGTTGGTGTAAAAAAAGCAACGTTTGAAGTATACTCTGGAGAAATTTTCGTTATTATGGGTTTGTCTGGTAGCGGGAAATCTACACTAGTTCGTATGTTAAATCAACTGATTAAACCAACCGCAGGTCATATATACATAGATGGTGAAGATATCGCAACGATGGGAAAAGAAGAGTTACGGAGAGTAAGAAGAACGAAAATGAGTATGGTATTTCAGAAGTTCGCTTTATTTCCTCACCGTACAGTGATACAAAACGTTGCGTACGGGTTAGAAATTCAGGGAGTTCCAGTTGAAGAGCGAGAGAAAAAAGCGTTAGAATCGCTACAGTTAGTAGGACTCGATCATCATAAAGATAATTATCCAAGTCAACTTAGTGGTGGTATGCAGCAGCGCGTTGGAATCGCAAGGGCACTAACGAATGACCCAGATGTTTTATTGATGGATGAGTCATTTAGTGCGTTAGATCCACTGATACGAAAAGAAATGCAAGATGAGCTGTTAGAGTTACAAGATAAAATGGAAAAAACAATTATTTTTATTACGCATGATTTAGATGAAGCGCTTCGAATTGGCGATCGAATTGCATTAATGAAAGATGGAGAGGTTGTCCAAATTGGAACGCCGGAAGAAATTATGATGAGTCCTGCGAATGAATTTGTAGAGAAATTCGTGGCGGACGTAAATTTAGGAAAAGTAATTACGGCGGAATCTATATTAAAACGACCAGAGACATTATTAATTGATCGTGGACCTCGTGTAGCACTTCAAATTATGAGGAACGCCGGCGTTTCAACTGTATATGTTGTTAATAAAAAGTATGAGTTTTTAGGTATATTAACTGCGGATGATGCAAGTAAAGCCGTTCAAAAACAGTGGCCAATTGCCGATTTATTACTTAATGATATTCCACACGTGTATTTAGATACTTTACTGGAAGAAACGTATGCAAAAATGGCGGAGATGAAATATCCGTTACCAGTAATTGATGAGAAGAAAAGGCTAAGAGGAATTATTAAACGCGAAAGTGTCATTCAAGCTCTTGCAGGTAATATTGAGGAAGAGGTGAAAGACGATGAGTAG
- a CDS encoding glycine betaine ABC transporter substrate-binding protein, whose product MRKKIWLICLALFITMIFTSCNATNANSKGKIKLGVTSWKENIATANMWKVLLEQKGYKVELMYLEKAAIWTGVARGDVDANLEVWLPVTDKPLNNRYKDDIVLKSKWYEGTGLGLVVPSYMKNINSIEDLNAHKDELDNKIVGIEPGSSLMNLTNKAMKEYDIKLKLVQSSEAAMMSELKKAYTKKKPIAVTLWNPHWGFSEFDLKYLKDPKKVYGEKDDIYYSVRKDFEKDHPDIIKYFDKWKMNDEQLGTLMIELNKTKDPEEAARKWIKKNQSLVDEWIKD is encoded by the coding sequence ATGAGAAAGAAAATATGGCTTATATGCCTTGCATTATTTATTACTATGATTTTTACCTCGTGTAATGCAACAAATGCAAATTCGAAAGGAAAAATTAAACTAGGTGTAACAAGTTGGAAAGAAAATATTGCAACGGCAAACATGTGGAAAGTTTTATTAGAACAAAAAGGTTACAAAGTTGAGCTTATGTACTTAGAAAAAGCGGCAATTTGGACTGGTGTCGCTCGTGGTGATGTTGATGCTAATTTAGAAGTGTGGCTACCCGTTACGGATAAACCACTAAATAATCGTTATAAAGATGATATTGTCTTAAAATCAAAATGGTATGAAGGAACTGGACTTGGCCTCGTCGTCCCTTCTTATATGAAAAATATTAACAGTATTGAGGATTTAAATGCGCATAAAGATGAGCTAGATAACAAAATTGTCGGAATCGAACCTGGCAGCAGTCTTATGAATTTAACAAATAAAGCAATGAAGGAATATGATATTAAACTAAAACTTGTCCAGTCTTCTGAAGCTGCGATGATGAGTGAACTAAAGAAAGCATATACGAAAAAGAAACCAATCGCTGTCACGCTTTGGAATCCGCATTGGGGCTTTTCGGAATTTGACTTAAAATATTTAAAAGACCCTAAGAAAGTATATGGTGAAAAAGATGACATTTATTACTCTGTTCGTAAAGATTTCGAAAAAGATCATCCGGATATCATAAAATATTTTGACAAATGGAAAATGAATGATGAACAACTTGGTACATTAATGATCGAGTTAAATAAAACGAAAGATCCCGAAGAAGCGGCGCGAAAATGGATTAAAAAGAATCAATCGTTAGTTGATGAATGGATTAAAGATTAA
- the clpP gene encoding ATP-dependent Clp endopeptidase proteolytic subunit ClpP: MNAIPYVVEQTKLGERSYDIYSRLLKDRIIIIGSEINDQVASSVVAQLLFLEAEDAEKDIFLYINSPGGSTTAGFAILDTMNLIKPDVQTLCMGLAASFGALLLLAGAKGKRFALPNSEIMIHQPLGGVKGQATEIEITAKRILKLKHDINKIIADRTGQPIEKIAHDTERDYFMTAEEAKEYGIVDGVVEKK, encoded by the coding sequence ATGAATGCAATTCCATATGTAGTAGAACAAACGAAATTAGGAGAGCGTTCCTATGATATATATTCAAGGTTATTAAAAGACCGTATTATTATAATCGGTTCAGAGATTAATGATCAGGTTGCGAGCAGTGTAGTAGCGCAATTATTATTTTTAGAAGCGGAAGACGCGGAGAAAGATATATTCCTGTATATTAATAGTCCTGGCGGCTCAACGACAGCGGGATTTGCAATATTAGATACAATGAATCTTATTAAACCGGATGTGCAAACGCTTTGTATGGGCTTAGCAGCATCATTTGGTGCCCTTTTACTATTAGCTGGCGCAAAAGGAAAAAGATTTGCGCTTCCTAATAGTGAAATCATGATTCATCAGCCACTTGGCGGTGTAAAAGGGCAAGCAACAGAAATCGAAATTACAGCAAAAAGAATATTGAAATTAAAGCATGACATTAATAAAATTATTGCTGACAGAACAGGACAGCCAATCGAAAAAATAGCACATGATACGGAAAGAGATTATTTTATGACAGCAGAGGAAGCTAAAGAATATGGGATTGTTGATGGGGTCGTTGAGAAAAAATAA
- a CDS encoding RNA polymerase subunit sigma-70 → MCTKVTRIFKNHIDMNHSNINFLIEQYGELKRYCTFLTKNKWDGEDLAQETICKVLQKYSNKDICMTLVYKIARNRWIDQMKSKSVHEKIKEQITFEEPQENIADLHEMVGKVLASLNVQQSTILLLKDVFQYSIADIAKVCSVSEGAVKASLFRSRNRLKTVSEEGIEIVEFTEDIEVVVTSIREERPELLTKLLPTIDFTKLPSKQPVLLFNAKNPSSYSCMLCAA, encoded by the coding sequence TTGTGCACAAAAGTAACTCGTATTTTTAAAAATCATATCGATATGAATCATTCAAATATAAACTTTTTAATTGAGCAATATGGTGAGTTGAAAAGGTATTGTACATTTTTAACGAAAAATAAATGGGACGGCGAAGATCTTGCCCAAGAAACAATTTGCAAAGTTCTTCAAAAATATAGTAATAAAGATATTTGTATGACGCTTGTATATAAAATAGCTCGAAACCGTTGGATAGATCAGATGAAATCAAAATCAGTTCATGAAAAAATAAAGGAACAAATTACTTTTGAAGAACCACAAGAAAACATTGCAGATTTGCATGAAATGGTAGGGAAAGTATTAGCGTCACTAAATGTACAACAATCCACAATTTTATTATTAAAGGATGTTTTTCAGTATAGTATCGCTGATATTGCTAAAGTATGTTCCGTATCGGAAGGTGCAGTGAAAGCTTCTTTATTTCGGAGTAGAAATAGGCTGAAAACTGTAAGTGAAGAAGGGATTGAGATAGTCGAATTCACAGAGGATATTGAAGTTGTAGTAACGTCTATTCGTGAAGAAAGGCCGGAATTGTTAACTAAGCTTCTTCCAACAATAGATTTTACTAAGTTACCATCTAAACAGCCAGTCTTATTATTTAATGCGAAAAACCCTTCTTCCTACAGTTGTATGCTTTGCGCGGCATAA
- a CDS encoding 2Fe-2S iron-sulfur cluster-binding protein encodes MPKLTIEGAGTFDVKEGTKLVLAIEDNGINILHRCGGKARCTTCRVEIIAGDFCEASANEKNAMTEKGIEDHLRLSCQMRVHKDLVVRPVLTVENSGLDAGPRPAE; translated from the coding sequence TTGCCAAAATTAACAATTGAAGGTGCAGGAACTTTTGATGTAAAAGAAGGCACAAAGTTAGTATTAGCGATTGAAGACAACGGTATAAACATACTCCATCGTTGCGGCGGAAAAGCACGTTGCACAACTTGTAGAGTAGAAATTATAGCGGGTGATTTTTGTGAAGCGAGTGCGAATGAAAAAAATGCGATGACGGAAAAAGGGATTGAGGATCATTTACGATTATCTTGTCAAATGCGTGTACATAAAGATTTAGTCGTTCGTCCGGTACTTACAGTTGAGAATTCAGGTCTTGATGCTGGACCACGTCCGGCGGAATAA
- the rpiA gene encoding ribose 5-phosphate isomerase A, with protein MNLKQLAGEYAANFVKDGMTVGLGTGSTVYWTIQKLGKRVKEGLSFQAVPTSKETEALAKQLSIPLISLNEIDILDLTIDGADEIDSNLQLIKGGGGALLREKIVATSSKELIIIADESKLVTHLGTFPLPVEIIPFSWKQTESKIQSLGWQTTLRLKNNETFITDNNNMIVDCIFPNHILTPSDLHKQLKMITGVVETGLFVNMTSKAIIGTKNGIKEL; from the coding sequence ATGAATCTAAAACAACTCGCAGGTGAATATGCTGCCAACTTTGTAAAAGATGGCATGACAGTTGGGCTTGGCACAGGTTCTACTGTATATTGGACGATACAAAAATTAGGTAAGCGTGTAAAAGAAGGATTATCATTTCAAGCTGTACCGACATCAAAAGAAACGGAAGCTTTAGCTAAACAACTATCAATTCCATTAATCTCCTTAAATGAAATTGATATACTCGATCTCACAATTGATGGAGCAGATGAAATTGATTCAAATTTACAACTTATAAAAGGTGGTGGTGGCGCATTACTTCGCGAGAAAATTGTTGCCACTTCATCCAAGGAACTAATTATAATTGCTGATGAATCGAAGCTAGTAACACATTTAGGTACTTTTCCATTACCTGTTGAAATCATACCTTTTTCATGGAAACAAACCGAAAGTAAAATCCAATCTTTAGGATGGCAAACAACATTACGCTTAAAAAATAATGAAACGTTTATAACCGATAATAATAACATGATTGTCGATTGTATATTCCCTAATCATATACTTACTCCTTCCGATTTACACAAACAATTAAAAATGATTACCGGTGTAGTTGAAACCGGATTGTTTGTTAATATGACTAGTAAGGCGATTATTGGAACAAAAAATGGTATTAAGGAATTATAA
- a CDS encoding GNAT family N-acetyltransferase, protein MQSKLITELTDLETAFHIRKEVFVKEQNVPLEDEFDMFDEIGENCIHILVYYNEIPVGTGRIRFVDSAGKLERICILKDYRKYGLGKVIIQALEEIARNKDATKVKLHGQTQAEGFYKKLGYQTSSDVFMEDGIPHILMTKMLSL, encoded by the coding sequence TTGCAATCCAAACTTATAACAGAACTTACAGATTTAGAAACTGCCTTTCACATTCGAAAAGAAGTATTTGTAAAAGAACAAAATGTCCCTCTTGAAGATGAATTCGATATGTTTGATGAAATCGGAGAGAACTGTATACATATTTTAGTTTATTATAATGAAATTCCTGTAGGTACAGGTCGTATACGATTTGTTGACAGCGCAGGAAAATTAGAACGCATTTGTATTTTAAAAGACTATCGAAAATATGGATTAGGAAAAGTAATCATTCAAGCCTTGGAAGAAATTGCTCGCAACAAAGATGCTACAAAAGTAAAATTACATGGTCAAACACAAGCTGAGGGATTTTATAAAAAACTAGGTTATCAAACTTCTTCTGATGTATTTATGGAAGATGGTATTCCACACATACTTATGACGAAAATGTTATCATTATAA
- a CDS encoding lytic polysaccharide monooxygenase, whose amino-acid sequence MNNRFIKQLQNMKMNKKSLGAVALTAGIIGTTLIPQNAYAHGFVEKPGSRSALCSPTYGALNVNCGSVMYEPQSLEAPKGFPQGGPVDGQIASAGGKFGGILDQQTANRWFKNTITGGENTFTWKYTAPHLTSKWHYYITKKGWNPNKALTRADFEPIGTVQHDGSAASNHLTHKINVPTDRSGYHVILAVWDVADTANAFYNVIDVNLINDVKPDTEAPSIPNGIQAQKVTANSIELAWNASTDNVGVKGYQIFRNGEMIDTVPGTHFIDKKLQPSTEYSYTVKAIDVAGNVSKESTALTVKTTVEAPDTEAPTQPKGLHSMGTTASSVDLMWSPSDDNIGVDHYDIYRETEGLMKKIATSNTTSYMDKNLLPNTTYKYVVKAVDVAENESVQSDIFTITTKTESVSYEAWDAKKAYEKGDRVLHEGKIYEAVQSYKGNGDPNWIYALSLWKTV is encoded by the coding sequence ATGAATAATCGATTTATAAAACAACTACAAAACATGAAAATGAACAAAAAAAGTCTAGGAGCTGTTGCATTAACAGCTGGAATTATTGGCACGACACTTATTCCTCAAAACGCATACGCGCACGGTTTTGTTGAAAAGCCTGGCAGCCGATCTGCTTTATGTAGTCCAACCTATGGTGCACTAAATGTAAACTGCGGAAGCGTTATGTATGAACCACAAAGTTTAGAAGCTCCAAAAGGTTTCCCGCAAGGTGGCCCAGTTGATGGGCAAATTGCTTCTGCAGGTGGTAAATTTGGTGGTATTTTAGATCAACAAACAGCCAATCGTTGGTTTAAAAATACAATCACTGGTGGAGAAAATACATTTACTTGGAAGTATACAGCGCCTCACTTAACGAGCAAATGGCATTACTATATTACCAAAAAAGGATGGAATCCAAATAAAGCGCTCACAAGAGCAGATTTTGAACCAATTGGAACTGTACAACATGATGGCTCTGCAGCCTCAAATCATTTAACTCACAAAATTAATGTACCTACTGATAGAAGTGGGTATCATGTGATTTTAGCAGTATGGGATGTAGCTGATACAGCAAATGCATTCTATAATGTCATTGATGTTAATCTCATCAATGATGTAAAACCAGATACAGAAGCTCCAAGTATTCCAAATGGAATTCAGGCACAAAAAGTAACAGCGAATAGTATAGAACTAGCATGGAATGCTTCTACGGATAATGTAGGGGTAAAAGGATATCAAATCTTCCGTAACGGAGAGATGATTGATACAGTACCAGGCACTCATTTTATTGATAAGAAATTACAACCAAGTACAGAATATTCTTATACTGTAAAAGCAATTGATGTAGCTGGCAATGTATCGAAAGAAAGTACAGCGCTTACAGTGAAAACAACAGTTGAGGCTCCTGATACAGAAGCACCAACACAACCAAAAGGATTACATAGTATGGGAACAACAGCGTCAAGTGTGGATCTAATGTGGAGTCCTTCTGACGATAATATTGGTGTAGACCATTACGATATTTATAGAGAAACAGAAGGATTAATGAAAAAGATTGCAACATCCAATACGACTTCTTATATGGATAAAAATTTACTCCCTAATACTACTTATAAATATGTAGTGAAAGCTGTTGATGTAGCTGAAAATGAATCTGTACAGAGTGATATATTCACAATTACTACAAAAACTGAAAGCGTTTCATATGAAGCGTGGGATGCAAAGAAAGCATATGAAAAGGGCGATAGAGTTCTACACGAGGGAAAAATTTATGAAGCAGTCCAGAGTTATAAAGGAAATGGGGATCCAAACTGGATTTATGCCTTATCATTATGGAAAACAGTATAA
- a CDS encoding phosphatase — MERMKILDVNFSDMTATPFFQVEAKNRIRFDIELFEGNLRGLRGILTELFKSPDTIDVSFISGYITYGKSKRINEKTKIGRFMKIKNWAETKVDVDDLESTIIFTTIKGVHEDEVYKYCKYAVNGGQQAYISFYNDTYLLYISTDVIDIISPDTSLIEKLKIQYCEEYDKFYETILTDSEMFTTDK; from the coding sequence ATGGAAAGAATGAAAATACTAGATGTAAATTTTTCTGACATGACAGCTACACCATTTTTTCAAGTGGAGGCGAAAAATAGAATTAGATTCGATATAGAATTATTTGAGGGTAATTTGAGAGGGTTAAGAGGGATTTTGACTGAACTTTTTAAAAGTCCTGATACAATTGATGTTTCATTTATTTCCGGTTACATAACATATGGTAAAAGTAAGAGAATAAATGAGAAAACAAAAATTGGAAGGTTCATGAAGATTAAGAATTGGGCAGAAACGAAAGTAGACGTTGATGATCTTGAAAGTACAATCATATTTACTACGATTAAAGGTGTACATGAAGATGAAGTATATAAGTATTGCAAGTATGCCGTTAATGGTGGTCAGCAAGCGTATATTTCTTTTTATAACGATACTTATTTATTGTATATAAGTACAGACGTTATTGACATTATTTCACCAGATACAAGTTTAATAGAAAAATTAAAAATCCAATACTGTGAAGAATATGATAAGTTTTATGAAACTATATTGACGGATTCGGAAATGTTTACAACTGATAAGTAA